A genomic stretch from Macaca nemestrina isolate mMacNem1 chromosome 16, mMacNem.hap1, whole genome shotgun sequence includes:
- the POM gene encoding proteasome maturation protein: MNARGLGSELKDSIPVTELSASGPFESHDLLRKGFSCVKNELLPSHPLELSEKNFQLNQDKMNFSTLRNIQGLFAPLKLQMEFKAVQQVQRLPFLSSSNLSLDILRGNDETIGFEDILNDPSQSEVMGEPHLMVEYKLGLL, from the exons ATG AATGCCAGGGGACTTGGATCTGAGCTCAAGGACAGTATTCCAGTTACTGAACTTTCAGCAAGTGGACCTTTTGAAAGTCATGATCTTCTTCGGAAAGG tttttcttgTGTGAAAAATGAACTTTTGCCTAGTCATCCTCTtgaattatcagaaaaaaat TTCCAGCTCAACCaagataaaatgaatttttccaCACTGAGAAACATTCAGGGTCTATTTGCTCCACTAAAATTACAGATGGAATTCAAGGCAGTGCAGCAG GTTCAGcgtcttccatttctttcaagCTCAAATCTTTCATTGGATATTTTGAGGGGTAATGATGAGACTATTGGATTTGAGGATATTCTTAATG aTCCATCACAAAGTGAAGTCATGGGAGAGCCACACTTGATGGTGGAATATAAACTCGGTTTACTGTAG